A genomic stretch from Solenopsis invicta isolate M01_SB chromosome 15, UNIL_Sinv_3.0, whole genome shotgun sequence includes:
- the LOC105197567 gene encoding chromosomal protein D1 isoform X2 yields MSDAKTETKSDNNIEDASKEQSTEEKPTPTKNKRSGSKRLSTLERTAQEGEAIIKGMNKPVVEVEGRRRTRSSARGLTSTTPVPSPPKKEKRETSTRGGGGGGRGRGRPKRQEKNNENNTDEETSNNKSEKHTEDESTKMEIDEEKEEKEEKEGKVIQNEDKNAEGVDSKDSKDAEKVADANSKDEKVTEESENVMDETKSTAPSEEKKQEEMKDSSDSSQDATDTAAEAPPLSSSSSSESQNPSNTVTTEENKE; encoded by the exons ATGTCCGACGCCAAGACGGAGACCAAGAGCGACAACAACATCGAGGATGCGTCCAAG GAACAGTCGACGGAGGAGAAACCGACTCCGACGAAAAACAAACGAAGCGGCAGCAAGAGGCTTTCTACTCTCGAGAGGACCGCTCAGGAAGGCGAGGCGATCATAAAG GGCATGAACAAACCCGTCGTTGAGGTAGAAGGCAGAAGACGCACTCGCAGTTCAGCCAGAGGCCTAACTTCGACAACGCCAGTACCATCGCCACCtaagaaagagaagagggaaACATCGACGcggggcggcggcggtggtggtcgCGGACGTGGACGTCCTAAGAGGCAGGAGAAGAACAATGAGAACAACACGGACGAAGAAACGTCCAATAACAAAAGCGAAAAGCACACGGAAGATGAGTCTACAAAGATGGAGATAGatgaggagaaggaggagaaagaggagaaagagggCAAGGTGATACAAAACGAAGACAAAAACGCAGAGGGCGTAGACAGTAAAGATAGTAAAGATGCTGAGAAAGTGGCCGATGCAAATTCCAAGGACGAGAAAGTGACGGAGGAGTCAGAGAACGTGATGGATGAAACTAAGAGCACTGCTCCTAGTGAAGAAAAGAAGCAGGAGGAAATGAAGGACAGCTCGGACTCGAGTCAAGATGCGACAGACACAGCAGCAGAAGCGCCGCctttatcatcatcatcatcatcggaGTCCCAGAATCCCTCCAACACTGTTACTACCGAGGAAAACAAGGAATAA
- the LOC105197566 gene encoding transmembrane protein 203 isoform X2, translating into MIFSLNELVHWLGLTIFEIWINLVALTFFTVLLALKLDENYFLGPSGWWEVFSPLFIADGLNTYFCAIIFIRMYMEGMIRVGILRALWSQISLLLVFVFKYLLCKKLSGQSALEYSEVLSPVFILLQLIAVRACQLH; encoded by the coding sequence atgatttTCTCTTTAAATGAATTAGTTCATTGGTTAGGTTTGACTATCTTTGAAATATGGATCAATTTAGTTGCTTTAACATTTTTCACAGTGCTGTTAGCTTTAAAATTAGATGAGAATTACTTTTTGGGACCGTCGGGATGGTGGGAGGTATTTTCACCACTATTTATTGCCGATggtttaaatacatatttttgcgCTATTATATTCATTAGAATGTACATGGAGGGAATGATCAGAGTGGGCATCTTACGTGCGTTGTGGAGTCAAATATCATTACTATTAGTCTTTGTGTTTAAGTATCTTCTGTGTAAAAAGCTGTCTGGACAAAGTGCTTTAGAATATTCAGAAGTTTTGAGTCCAGTATTTATTCTCTTGCAACTGATCGCTGTTAGAGCTTGTCAGTTACATTAA
- the LOC105197566 gene encoding ribonuclease P protein subunit p20 isoform X1 has protein sequence MAEVNNNPELNETVSEQKGVCRKSNKFSLDAKHALRKRQSFKSSRSDRDIYVNNKTPFKGQLYKCEKLFDKGASEVIIHGLGAAVCKAVSLALRLKEIHHGTLDFDIRTSTVALIDELEALTDDVDDEINNRQNSAIHIRVIRRVPVAVLRSK, from the exons ATGGCCGAGGTGAACAACAATCCCGAGTTAAATGAGACCGTCTCCGAGCAAAAGGGCGTATGCCGCAAAAGCAACAAGTTTTCGTTGGACGCGAAGCATGCTTTACGAAAGCGTCAATCTTTCAAGTCTTCTAGAAGCGACAGAGATATCTATGTGAACAACAAGACCCCTTTCAAG GGACAATTGTACAAATGCGAGAAATTGTTCGACAAAGGCGCATCTGAAGTGATTATCCATGGCCTTGGTGCTGCCGTGTGCAAAGCAGTCAGCTTAGCTCTGCGATTGAAGGAAATTCATCATGGAACTTTAGATTTTGATATTAGAACTTCTACTGTTGCTCTAATAG ATGAGCTAGAGGCATTAACCGATGACGTGGATGACGAGATAAACAACAGACAAAACTCTGCTATACACATACGTGTCATTAGGAGAGTGCCAGTGGCTGTGCTGAGATCTAAATAG
- the LOC105197567 gene encoding chromosomal protein D1 isoform X1 produces the protein MAGNLNVVAFGRPRFNGLRRDNLIASSVVIIVSCRVVPCTRRSSTLFLHGFQLSNNLETSTSARARVRLRNRRMEQSTEEKPTPTKNKRSGSKRLSTLERTAQEGEAIIKGMNKPVVEVEGRRRTRSSARGLTSTTPVPSPPKKEKRETSTRGGGGGGRGRGRPKRQEKNNENNTDEETSNNKSEKHTEDESTKMEIDEEKEEKEEKEGKVIQNEDKNAEGVDSKDSKDAEKVADANSKDEKVTEESENVMDETKSTAPSEEKKQEEMKDSSDSSQDATDTAAEAPPLSSSSSSESQNPSNTVTTEENKE, from the exons ATGGCGGGAAACTTAAACGTCGTGGCGTTCGGCCGACCACGGTTCAACGGTCTTCGACGCGATAATCTTATCGCGTCGAGCGTCGTGATTATCGTGTCATGTCGCGTGGTGCCGTGCACTCGTCGCTCATCCACGCTCTTTCTGCACGGCTTCCAACTCTCGAACAATCTCGAGACATcgacaagcgcgcgcgcgcgcgtgcgactCCGTAACAGACGTATG GAACAGTCGACGGAGGAGAAACCGACTCCGACGAAAAACAAACGAAGCGGCAGCAAGAGGCTTTCTACTCTCGAGAGGACCGCTCAGGAAGGCGAGGCGATCATAAAG GGCATGAACAAACCCGTCGTTGAGGTAGAAGGCAGAAGACGCACTCGCAGTTCAGCCAGAGGCCTAACTTCGACAACGCCAGTACCATCGCCACCtaagaaagagaagagggaaACATCGACGcggggcggcggcggtggtggtcgCGGACGTGGACGTCCTAAGAGGCAGGAGAAGAACAATGAGAACAACACGGACGAAGAAACGTCCAATAACAAAAGCGAAAAGCACACGGAAGATGAGTCTACAAAGATGGAGATAGatgaggagaaggaggagaaagaggagaaagagggCAAGGTGATACAAAACGAAGACAAAAACGCAGAGGGCGTAGACAGTAAAGATAGTAAAGATGCTGAGAAAGTGGCCGATGCAAATTCCAAGGACGAGAAAGTGACGGAGGAGTCAGAGAACGTGATGGATGAAACTAAGAGCACTGCTCCTAGTGAAGAAAAGAAGCAGGAGGAAATGAAGGACAGCTCGGACTCGAGTCAAGATGCGACAGACACAGCAGCAGAAGCGCCGCctttatcatcatcatcatcatcggaGTCCCAGAATCCCTCCAACACTGTTACTACCGAGGAAAACAAGGAATAA
- the LOC105197564 gene encoding uncharacterized protein LOC105197564 — protein MERLANWTSDINATSVPVSGQNCVSNSSNSAFLADKSLVTAPSWSAIQQDTRWAFLLHAYSFACLFFVLGFYTFFSILNLRSLISTRPFMSTINIFLCLLGASRAASLFIDAYNFKEILPKVIGSIIWDIGYPCITSAFCLIQLAFLQLTKLKFGPEKIQKESCLSLIIAAHFFSIITSDVILSSHNCYMLKYMIQVAFLIWSVLLYLAFLHAAYKIDHLLQTMPSSMLTRDNSNAHQKGIMQLAMLAPYSNLATSVAAALVPTLLGPARMKGPEESEPANVTKNVEEPPAEGESRVTIAAKVCKLEGPAQKEVQNTIPTCTVQSPSQEQKSSVPEVYVRPPTPTPSTANLPIITVSSPSRRSSMASRRGSDTSTKSSRRNSECSVRFVNEENGSMTEYKRTTEGSPRPLPRMREEFERNRSPESPRRYSENITPTGSTRELRRCSDFTHEKNRGSQFATKLRRNSDFGNRTPRRLLPSDEQSRLPKVLDVSPTGSRRNSDIGTFISPRPEERRNSESSYRRNSEFIHIKPLIINRRSSDISIRTLDRSPTHFQSIVPVKTEVQEKSESDSDHPDCSEKAALMNEKSKSKDEEPKVRKKNLSWNDKNIEDPEDITPETNLLPENTSGEARIMSTDFTLHSILNHIAYVNRAKSDTPLHIPETDTAVARKSQMQKVLNVTRATAIIGILLCVTDAFRIFGPYGLFAETVPYGTEPASTQFPMPWPWLLYQTIPRIFEFVMGCAMANITKQPSVSPRHQYLSNYPNYSPRVNRGNNPYI, from the exons ATGGAGAGGCTGGCTAATTGGACTAGTG ATATAAACGCAACATCAGTACCTGTCTCAGGACAAAACTGTGTGTCAAATTCATCAAATTCTGCATTTCTGGCAGACAAATCACTGGTCACAGCACCGTCGTGGAGTGCGATACAACAAGACACAAGATGGGCGTTTCTATTACATGCATACAGCTTTGCATGCCTCTTCTTTGTACTGGGGTTTTACACATTCttctctattttaaatttaag ATCTCTCATATCTACCAGGCCGTTTATGTCCACGATTAACATATTCTTATGTTTACTTGGGGCATCGAGAGCCGCTTCTTTGTTTATAGACGCGTACAATTTTAAAGAGATTCTGCCCAAAGTTATTGGCTCAATTATATGGGACATTGGATATCCATGCATTACATCTGCCTTTTGTCTGATACAGCTAGCTTTCCTGCAATTGACGAAG CTGAAATTTGGTCCAGAGAAGATACAGAAGGAATCCTGCCTCAGCCTCATTATAGCAGCACACTTTTTCTCCATTATCACCAGTGACGTTATTTTGTCCTCCCACAATTGCTACATGTTGAAATACATGATCCAAGTGGCGTTTCTTATTTGGAGCGTTCTTTTGTACCTTGCGTTTTTACATGCAGCTTACAAAATTGATCATTTACTTCAGACTATGCCAAGCAGTATGTTGACGCGGGATAATTCCAATGCACATCAGAAAG GTATCATGCAACTCGCAATGTTGGCACCGTATAGCAACTTGGCGACTTCAGTTGCTGCCGCGCTAGTACCTACTTTACTTGGTCCAGCTAGAATGAAAGGCCCAGAGGAAAGTGAACCTGCAAACGTAACTAAGAATGTGGAGGAACCGCCCGCGGAAGGAG AATCGCGAGTCACAATTGCCGCCAAAGTGTGCAAACTAGAGGGACCAGCGCAAAAGGAAGTACAGAATACAATACCTACGTGCACCGTACAATCACCGTCTCAGGAACAAAAGTCGTCGGTACCGGAAGTCTACGTTAGGCCACCGACCCCTACCCCGTCGACCGCTAATCTGCCGATTATAACAGTGTCCAGCCCAAGTCGTAGAAGCTCTATGGCCAGCCGACGAGGCAGTGACACATCCACCAAATCTTCGCGCAGGAATTCGGAATGTAGCGTCAGATTTGTAAACGAGGAGAATGGATCCATGACGGAATACAAACGCACGACGGAGGGTAGCCCCAGACCTTTACCGAGGATGCGAGAGGAGTTTGAGAGGAACCGTTCGCCCGAGAGCCCACGACGATACTCGGAAAATATCACGCCGACAGGCAGCACTAGGGAACTGCGACGATGCTCCGACTTTACCCACGAGAAGAATCGTGGCTCGCAATTTGCAACCAAGCTGCGGAGGAATAGCGATTTTGGTAATAGAACACCCAGAAGATTGTTGCCGTCTGATGAACAATCTAGATTGCCCAAAGTCCTGGATGTTAGCCCTAcag GTTCAAGACGCAATTCTGATATTGGTACTTTCATATCACCCAGACCCGAAGAGCGTAGAAATTCCGAGAGTTCCTATCGACGTAACTCCGAATTCATTCATATTAAGCCGTTAATTATAAATCGTCGAAGCAGCGATATCAGTATCAGAACGTTAGACAGAAGTCCTACACACTTTCAGAGCATAGTACCTGTTAAGACGGAGGTGCAGGAGAAATCTGAATCAGATTCAGATCATCCTGATTGCAGCGAGAAAGCGGCACTGATGAACGAAAAGTCGAAGAGCAAAGACGAAGAGCCGAAAGTACGCAAAAAGAATTTGTCAtggaatgataaaaatattgaagaccCAGAAGACATCACACCGGAGACTAATTTACTTCCCGAAAATACATCTGGTGAAGCAAGAATAATG AGCACGGACTTTACGCTACATTCGATTCTGAATCATATTGCGTACGTGAATCGAGCGAAATCCGATACGCCACTGCATATACCGGAAACGGATACCGCAGTTGCCAGAAAATCTCAGATGCAAAAAGTATTAAATGTTACGCGCGCTACTGCAATTATAGGAATCCTCCTATGCGTCACGGATGCCTTTCGTATTTTTGGACCATATG GACTGTTTGCTGAAACTGTACCGTACGGTACAGAACCAGCATCGACGCAATTTCCCATGCCGTGGCCGTGGCTGTTATACCAAACAATACCCAGGATATTTGAATTTGTGATGGGCTGCGCCATGGCAAATATAACTAAACAGCCATCAGTAAGTCCACGACATCAATACCTGAGTAATTATCCTAATTATTCCCCGCGCGTAAATCGAGGTAATAATCCTTATATATGA
- the LOC105197565 gene encoding cleavage stimulation factor subunit 1 yields MKEPEADPKNIIKSRELLYRLMISQLFYDGHQTLAVQLSNVIQAEPPCPPSDRLLHLMLIGAAHEPDRSKKDNSTSISTFASSFDNTLGPGLDLEFETETQTQAPEPAQYETAYVTSHKGNCRAGAFSSDGQLIATGSVDASIKILDVDRMLAKSAPEEIAPGDQTGGHPVIRTLYDHLEEVTCLEFHPREPILVSGSRDFSVKLFDFSKASVKKAFRTITDADQIRCLSFHPTGDFLIVGTNHPVVRLYDVNTAQCFVCSIPSHQHTAGITSIKYSPDAKTYASAGKDGSIKLWDGVSNRCVNTFAKAHDGYEVCSVIFTRNGKYLLSSGKDSLIKLWELSTSRCLIAYTGAGTTGKQEHKAQAIFNHTEDYVMFPDEATTSLCAWNSRNASRKQLLSLGHNGPVRMIVHSPTAPAFLTCSDDFRARFWFRRMPTH; encoded by the exons ATGAAGGAACCGGAAGCGGATCCGAAGAACATCATCAAGAGCAGAGAATTGCTTTACAGATTGATGATCAG TCAGCTGTTCTACGATGGTCATCAGACACTAGCCGTGCAGTTATCTAATGTAATACAGGCAGAACCGCCATGTCCACCCTCAGATCGATTACTCCATTTGATGTTGATTGGGGCTGCCCATGAGCCAGATCGTTCCAAGAAAGATAATAGCACTAGCATATCTACATTTGCATCGAGTTTTGACAACACTTTAGGTCCTGGATTAGATCTAGAATTTGAAACGGAAACTCAGACTCAAGCTCCAGAACCTGCACAATATGAAACAGCATATGTCACATCTCATAAAGGAAACTGTAGGGCTGGAGCTTTTTCATCTGATGGTCAGTTGATAGCTACTGGCTCTGTAGATGCCTCTATCAAGATCTTAGATGTGGACAGAATGCTGGCCAAGTCTGCACCAGAAGAGATTGCACCTGGAGATCAAACTGGAGGTCATCCAGTTATAAGAACTTTATATGATCACTTGGAGGAAGTAACCTGTTTGGAGTTTCATCCTAGAGAGCCTATACTTGTGTCCGGCAGTCGTGATTTCTCTGTAAAATTGTTCGATTTTAGTAAAGCCAGCGTCAAGAAGGCATTCAGAACTATCACAGACGCGGATCAAATTCGATGTCTGTCTTTCCATCCAACCGGAGATTTTCTCATAGTTGGAACTAATCATCCGGTAGTTAGATTGTACGATGTCAATACCGCACAGTGCTTTGTGTGCAGTATACCAAGTCATCAACATACAGCCGGGATAACGAGTATCAAGTACTCGCCAGATGCAAAGACTTACGCATCGGCGGGAAAAGATGGTAGTATCAAACTTTGGGATGGCGTGTCGAATCGATGTGTGAACACCTTTGCAAAAGCACACGACGGTTATGAAGTATGCTCGGTGATCTTTACGAGGAATGGCAAG TATTTATTGTCCTCAGGGAAAGATTCCTTGATAAAATTATGGGAATTATCGACTAGCAGATGTCTAATAGCATATACAGGTGCTGGAACTACAG GTAAACAAGAACATAAGGCACAGGCTATTTTTAATCATACCGAAGATTATGTAATGTTTCCTGATGAAGCCACTACTTCATTGTGCGCTTGGAATTCTCGGAACGCATCAAGAAAGCAGTTACTGTCTTTAGGTCACAACGGTCCTGTGAGAATGATCGTGCATTCACCGACAGCTCCTGCGTTTTTGACATGCAGCGACGATTTTAGAGCAAGATTCTGGTTTCGAAGAATGCCAACGCACTAA
- the LOC105197573 gene encoding protein shuttle craft — translation MASWDGSYPEDLNYLIYADRNAADAAAAGNWPYYTENTAYLRDLSARGYYPGAGSGPAAAFYQVDASQHPSNMVPLENNAYQEPVLPDTSLADDAQSSNSVASTSRNAPSFSRGGYRPRPRGNRASGKPAPLTDAVIQSTIVENSNLHPMANEFVPNNQVRFRRDSRFKRYDNDSNATGSGFNACTQEFKPNSAASSWSDNRYKGERRYDNRRDMNYRQSKPQNAQAPTRSGYRDTHRTYNTRNYNKFSDSRSHRKKFQSEVSVEQNATGEPQASATEATDSATYSSQENNIVKEFQDDVSSMSTKTNRSREETSMYEDNNSENVSSKVLEARNGRSKRFVNTPDYHRYNLDDIQSAEPTVRRKTTATAKYMQKRNPEVMSYKERKVENWRDRTENNEMTHAPQGKNPRKKNEDENIDDDASQRERLTEQLNRGTLECLVCYEHIKQNDYVWSCSNCYHVLHLRCIKKWAKSSQGESNNWKCPACRNISFCVPEDYFCFCGKMRLPEWNRRDVAHSCGEICGRHLSKKNCPHKCTLLCHPGCCPQCVAMVTKYCGCRRTSKMLLCSTHELLTCDSICGKDLSCGKHTCQKKCHQGECGPCDKVAQQTCYCNKNTQEVPCRANVADTYCCDNICSKPLDCEKHYCQKVCHPNACEPCYLTPERVTTCCCGQTSLTEKRESCIDPVPTCDKICSKRLKCGQPSNPHTCKAPCHVGECPECDLSTDVMCRCGNMDREIACKDLTTKADDARCEKRCKKKRSCGKHNCNQLCCIDIEHICPLPCSKNLSCGRHKCPERCHMGRCSSCWETSFEELYCECGAEVIYPPIPCGTRRPTCNRPCSREHSCDHEVLHNCHSEPTCPPCSVLTQRWCHGKHELRKAVPCHVKEISCGLSCNKPLACGRHKCITMCHAGLCERPGQQCTQPCTTARELCGHICAAPCHEGKCPDTPCKEMVKVTCQCGHRTMSRVCEDNAKEYQRIASNILASKMADMQLGHSVDLEEVFGQGAKKQNQLKTLECNDECKIIERNRRLALGLQIVNPDLSGKLMPRYSDYMKQWAKKDPHFCQMVHDKLTELVQLAKTSKQKSRSYSFDVMNREKRHFVHESCQHFGCESQAYDEEPKRNVVATAVKDKCWLPSYSLLEMIQREKGQRKVPGPVLNTSKGNNSTKTVLSLPVKQNQQSLPSSSTAKTAEKEIDYFDYRG, via the exons ATGGCTTCCTGGGACGGCTCGTATCCGGAGGATCTCAATTATCTGATCTACGCCGACCGGAACGCGGCTGACGCCGCTGCCGCGGGGAATTGGCCGTATTACACCGAGAACACTGCGTACCTGCGCGACCTGTCCGCAAGAGGCTATTATCCAGGAGCCGGGAGTGGTCCAGCAGCGGCTTTTTACCAGGTCGACGCCAGTCAGCACCCGTCGAACATGGTGCCTTTAGAGAACAATGCCTATCAGGAACCGGTACTGCCAGATACCTCGCTCGCGGACGACGCGCAATCGTCGAACAGCGTCGCTTCGACGTCACGCAACGCGCCGTCTTTCTCTCGCGGTGGCTATAGACCGAGGCCCAGGGGCAACCGGGCCTCTGGCAAGCCTGCACCTCTAACCGACGCGGTCATTCAATCCACCATAGTGGAGAATTCCAATCTGCATCCCATGGCTAACGAATTCGTACCAAACAACCAGGTCAGGTTCAGGAGGGACTCCAGGTTCAAGAGGTATGATAACGATAGCAACGCGACAGGCAGCGGTTTTAATGCTTGCACGCAGGAATTCAAGCCAAATTCAGCTGCGTCATCTTGGTCAGACAACAGATATAAAGGTGAAAGACGTTATGACAACAGAAGAGACATGAATTACAGACAGAGCAAGCCACAGAATGCACAGGCTCCAACAAGATCTGGCTATAGGGATACTCATAGGACATACAATACAAGAAACTACAATAAATTTTCGGACAGCAGGTCTCACAGAAAAAAGTTTCAGTCGGAGGTATCTGTAGAACAAAATGCCACTGGAGAACCTCAAGCATCTGCAACTGAAGCCACTGATTCTGCCACATATAGTAGTCaggaaaataatattgttaaggAGTTTCAAGATGATGTCTCATCTATGAGTACAAAAACCAACAGAAGCAGAGAAGAGACGTCGATGTACGAGGATAACAATTCAGAAAATGTGTCTTCAAAAGTTCTTGAAGCACGAAATGGTAGATCTAAGCGATTTGTTAATACGCCTGATTATCACAGATACAATTTGGACGACATACAATCTGCTGAACCTACTGTTAGGCGTAaaacaacagcaacagcaaaGTATATGCAAAAAAGAAATCCTGAAGTGATGAGTTATAAGGAGAGGAAAGTAGAAAATTGGAGAGATAGAACAGAAAATAATGAGATGACACACGCTCCACAGGGAAAAAATccaaggaaaaaaaatgaagatgaaAACATTG ATGACGATGCGAGTCAAAGAGAAAGATTAACTGAGCAATTGAACAGGGGAACATTGGAATGTCTGGTTTGTTATGAACATATTAAACAAAATGACTATGTTTGGTCCTGCAGCAATTGTTATCACGTATTGCATCTgagatgtataaaaaaatggGCAAAGTCATCTCAGGGTG AGAGTAACAATTGGAAATGTCCAGCTTGTCGGAATATTAGTTTTTGCGTGCCTGAAGATTACTTCTGCTTCTGTGGAAAAATGAGGTTGCCGGAGTGGAATCGCAGAGACGTGGCGCACTCGTGCGGCGAAATCTGCGGCCGGCATCTATCAAAGAAAAACTGCCCGCACAAATGCACTCTGCTTTGCCATCCCGGTTGTTGTCCACAATGTGTGGCAATGGTGACCAAGTATTGCGGATGTAGGAGAACATCCAAGATGCTTCTCTGTAGCACTCACGAATTATTAACGTGCGATTCGATATGTGGGAAGGATCTGTCGTGCGGCAAGCACACCTGCCAGAAGAAGTGCCATCAGGGAGAGTGTGGACCTTGCGACAAAGTTGCACAACAAA catgttattgtaataaaaacacTCAGGAAGTACCCTGCCGAGCCAATGTCGCAGATACGTATTGCTGTGATAATATTTGTAGCAAACCGTTAGATTGTGAGAAACATTATTGTCAGAAAGTTTGTCATCCAAACGCCTGCGAGCCCTGTTATTTGACCCCCGAAAGAGTTACGACGTGTTGTTGTGGTCAAACGTCGCTAACGGAGAAGAGAGAGAGCTGCATAGATCCTGTGCCTACCTGCGATAAAATCTGCTCGAAGCGCTTAAAATGCGGCCAACCTA GTAATCCACACACTTGCAAGGCACCATGTCATGTGGGAGAATGTCCGGAATGTGACTTGAGCACCGACGTTATGTGTCGATGTGGTAACATGGATCGTGAGATTGCTTGCAAGGATTTGACGACCAAGGCTGACGACGCACGCTGCGAGAAACGTTGCAAGAAAAAAAGATCTTGCGGTAAGCATAACTGCAATCAGTTGTGCTGCATCGACATCGAGCACATCTGTCCATTGCCGTGTTCGAAAAATTTGAGCTGTGGTCGGCATAAATGCCCAGAGAGATGTCACATGG GAAGATGTTCGTCTTGCTGGGAGACCAGTTTTGAAGAATTATATTGCGAATGCGGCGCCGAAGTGATTTATCCGCCGATACCATGCGGCACGAGGAGACCGACTTGCAACCGACCATGTTCGCGCGAACATTCGTGTGACCACGAGGTATTGCACAACTGTCACAGCGAGCCCACATGTCCCCCTTGCAGCGTCCTGACTCAGAGATGGTGCCACGGCAAACATGAACTCAGGAAAGCGGTACCGTGTCACGTGAAAGAAATTTCGTGTGGTCTGTCGTGTAACAAGCCATTGGCGTGTGGACGGCATAAATGCATCACGATGTGCCATGCCGGACTTTGCGAGAGACCTGGACAACAGTGCACTCAACCTTGCACTACGGCGAGGGAATTGTGTGGACATATCTGCGCCGCTCCATGCCATGAAGGCAAGTGTCCAGATACGCCTTGTAAAGAAATGGTTAAG GTTACGTGTCAGTGTGGACATAGGACCATGAGTCGTGTCTGTGAAGATAATGCGAAGGAATATCAGAGAATAGCGAGCAACATATTGGCTAGTAAGATGGCTGATATGCAACTTGGTCATTCCGTTGATTTGGAAGAAGTATTTGGACAAGGTGCAAAAAAGCAGAATCAATTGAAGACTTTGGAATGCAATGATGAGTGCAAGATAATAGAAAGAAACAGGAGGCTCGCATTGGGATTGCAGATTGTTAATCCAGACTTAAGTGGTAAATTGATGCCCAGATATAGCGATTACATGAAACAGTGGGCCAAGAAAGACCCACACTTCTGTCAAATGGTTCACGACAAGTTGACGGAATTAGTACAACTAGCGAAAACATCCAAGCAGAAGTCTCGGAGTTATTCGTTTGATGTAATGAACAGGGAAAAACGTCATTTCGTGCACGAATCCTGTCAGCATTTCGGTTGCGAGAGTCAAGCGTACGATGAGGAGCCTAAAAGAAATGTCGTTGCCACAGCCGTAAAAGATAAG TGTTGGCTACCAAGCTACAGTTTATTAGAAATGATACAAAGAGAAAAAGGGCAAAGAAAGGTTCCAGGTCCGGTACTCAACACTTCGAAGGGAAATAATTCTACAAA GACTGTTCTTTCATTACCTGTAAAACAGAATCAGCAATCGCTGCCATCATCATCAACTGCTAAAACTGCTGAGAAAGAAATAGATTATTTTGATTATCGAGGATAA